The Lagopus muta isolate bLagMut1 chromosome 4, bLagMut1 primary, whole genome shotgun sequence genome has a window encoding:
- the LOC125692655 gene encoding uncharacterized protein LOC125692655, with protein sequence MAKHAWGVSGGGEEWNAKERKWSFLVGTVKGEKLCISVSQFSTNPSSTYCIGDSKDHAQNAGQQQELHCERDSCEADSKQSYGFWLKRRCGGVIRLSSERSDREMGQQELYCELCAPRWVSSSASSVFELLTVQPGPLQQGLQEQVCPGLCPGGIGASPVVEALQPVWTTCSSTCLQHSSGSMCITTSVEFTINVFIKEKSCLTDLTRSCNETA encoded by the exons ATGGCTAAGCATGCTTGGGGCGTTTCTGGAGGAGGCGAAGAATGgaatgcaaaggaaagaaaatggtcCTTTCTTGTGGGTACTGTGAAAGGAGAGAAATTGTGCATCAGTGTTTCCCAGTTCAGTACCAACCCCTCCAG tACTTACTGCATTGGTGACAGCAAGGACCATGCTCAGaatgcaggacagcagcaggaacttCATTGTGAGAGAGACTCCTGTGAAGCAGACAGCAAGCAGAGTTACGGCTTTTGGCTGAAAAGGAGATGTGGAGGAGTAATAAGGCTGTCCTCTGAGAGGAGTGACAGGGAAatggggcagcaggagctgtacTGTGAGTTGTGTGCACCACGTTGGGTGTCCTCGAGTGCCAGCTCTGTGTTTGAGCTGCTGACTGTGCAGCCAGG GCCCCTCCAGCAGGGTCTGCAGGAGCAGGTTTGTCCAGGACTGTGTCCAGGTGGGATCGGAGCCTCTCCTGTGGTGGAGGCTCTACAGCCAGTATGGacaacctgctccagcacctgccTGCAGCATAGCTCAG GGTCCATGTGTATAACAACATCAGTAGAATTCACCATCAATGTGTTCATCAAGGAGAAGTCATGCCTGACAGACTTGACAAGGTCCTGCAATGAAACAGCCTGA
- the LOC125692654 gene encoding estradiol 17-beta-dehydrogenase 11-like: MNSALEVLVFLGTLLYAYVEALVKLLLPAKRKTVRGELVLVTGAARGLGRATAREFARRQSRLVLWDVEAHGLKETAAECEGLGATVHTFVVDCSKREEIYSAAEKVKKDIGDVSILVNNAGVIAAADLLSTQDHQVEKMFEINILAHIWTTRAFLPAMMNNNYGHIVTVASAAGQFVTPFMVVYCSSKFAAVGFHKALTDELSSLGKDGIKTTCLCPVFINTGFVKNPSVRLGKILEVDEVVKALMEGIVTNQKMVFVPSNQRFALLLERLLPERALNYLKKMTDVKFDAVVGRGSNQ, encoded by the exons ATGAACTCCGCGCTGGAGGTGCTGGTGTTCCTGGGCACGCTGCTGTACGCCTACGTGGAGGCGCtggtgaagctgctgctgcccgccAAGAGGAAGACCGTCCGCGGGGAGCTGGTGCTGGTGACAGGCGCTGCCCGCGGGCTGGGCAGGGCCACGGCCCGCGAGTTCGCCCGGCGCCAGAGCCGCCTGGTGCTGTGGGACGTCGAGGCG CACGGCCTCaaggagacagcagcagaatGTGAAGGGCTGGGAGCCACCGTTCACACCTTTGTGGTGGACTGCAGCAAAAGGGAGGAGATCTACAGCGCTGCCGAGAAG GTGAAAAAGGATATTGGTGATGTCTCCATCCTGGTGAATAATGCTGGTGTGATTGCAGCTGCCGACCTGCTCTCCACCCAGGACCACCAAGTtgagaaaatgtttgaaatcAACATTCTTGCTCACATCTGG ACAACAAGAGCTTTTCTGCCAGCAATGATGAACAACAACTACGGTCACATTGTCACAGTGGCTTCTGCAGCAGGTCAATTTGTAACTCCTTTCATGGTGGTTTACTG TTCAAGCAAGTTTGCTGCAGTTGGATTTCATAAAGCCCTAACGGATGAGCTGTCTTCACTGGGAAAGGATGGAATAAAAACAACGTGTCTCTGTCCAGTTTTTATAAATACTGGATTTGTCAAAAACCCCAGTGTGAG GCTTGGAAAGATCTTGGAGGTTGATGAAGTTGTGAAGGCACTGATGGAAGGAATAGTGACCAACCAGAAAATGGTTTTTGTTCCATCAAATCAAcgttttgctttacttcttgaAAG gttGCTTCCAGAACGTGCCTTGAATTATCTCAAAAAGATGACTGATGTTAAGTTTGATGCAGTCGTTGGGCGTGGAAGCaatcagtga